A genomic stretch from Sulfobacillus thermosulfidooxidans includes:
- a CDS encoding WGR domain-containing protein translates to MAWIGQRINPARHQWRWYRIDVQPTLWGDWRCLVAWGRIGQAARGQRILGEGPVEAMHRLAEQQQHRKRQRGYVFRIE, encoded by the coding sequence ATGGCATGGATCGGGCAACGCATTAACCCGGCGCGGCATCAATGGCGTTGGTATCGGATTGACGTGCAACCGACGTTATGGGGCGATTGGCGGTGTCTGGTCGCCTGGGGCCGGATCGGTCAAGCGGCGCGCGGTCAGCGCATTTTAGGTGAAGGCCCGGTGGAGGCGATGCACCGATTAGCGGAACAGCAGCAACACCGTAAACGACAGCGGGGCTATGTGTTTCGGATCGAATAA